CCCCTATGTATTTGGAGGAACCAGCCTGACCAATGGTGCAGACTGCTCCGGATTTGTACAGGCTATTTACAGGCATTTCGGGTATTCTCTTCCAAGAAGCTCTTCGGAGCAGCGCTCTGCCGGCCGTGAGGTATCCTATTCCGAGGCCCAGCCGGGAGATCTTATCTGCTATGCAGGCCATATCGGGATCTATATCGGCAATGGACAGATTGTTCATGCCAGTTCTCCAGCAACGGGAATTAAGGTGGGAACAGCTACTTACAGGACGATCCTTTCCGTAAGAAGAATTTTATAGGGAATAAGGAAACAGGAGGGGATAATCATATCCCCTCCTGTTTCCTTAAAAAGGGCTTGCGGAATTCGACATTATATGAGAAAATGTAATCAAGTATGATGTGATATATTTAACAAAGTACTGTTCACAATTATTACTTATTCGAAAGGAGTTTTAACATGATTTATTCACAGGAAGTAGAAGAGATGTGCACAGTGGCACAGGGCGTTCATCACGGCGCTGCTCCAATCCCAGAAGAAGCAAAATGGGTAAAATCTAGAGAAGTTAAAGATATCTCCGGTCTGACACATGGCGTTGGCTGGTGTGCTCCTCAGCAGGGTGCATGCAAGTTGACTCTTAACGTAAAAGAGGGTATTATTCAGGAAGCATTAGTAGAGACAATCGGCTGCTCCGGTATGACACACTCCGCTGCTATGGCAGCAGAGATCTTACCAGGACTTACCGTTTTAGAAGCATTAAATACAGACCTTGTTTGTGACGCGATCAACACTGCTATGAGAGAATTGTTTTTACAGATCGCATACGGCAGAACACAGAGTGCATTTTCTGAGGATGGACTTCCGGTAGGTGCGGGACTGGAAGACTTAGGAAAGGGTCTCCGTTCACAGGTTGGTACCATGTACGGAACATTAAAGAAAGGTCCTCGTTACTTAGAGATGGCGGAAGGCTATGTAACCGGTATTGCTCTCGATGAAGAAGACCAGATCATTGGCTATCAGTTCGTAAGCCTTGGAAAGATGACTGACTTCATCAAGAAGGGTGATGATCCGAATACTGCTTGGGAAAAGGCAAAGGGACAGTACGGACGTGTTGCCGAAGCTGCTAAGATCATTGACCCAAGACATGAATAATCGGTTTGGCACAAGCCTGTCGGTTACCGGTTATCAAAGCGAAGATATTTGGCCAATAATAAGGAGGACAAGATAATGGCATTATTTGAATCATATGAGAGAAGAATTGACAAAATCAATTCTGTATTAAACAGCTATGGCATTGCTTCTATTGAAGAAGCTGAAAAGATTACAAAAGATGCAGGTCTGGATGTATACGAGCAGGTGAAGAAGATCCAGCCGATCTGTTTTGAGAATGCCTGTTGGGCTTACATCGTTGGCGCAGCAATTGCAATCAAGAAGGACTGCAGAAAAGCGGCAGACGCAGCAGCAGCGATTGGAGAAGGTCTTCAGGCTTTCTGTATTCCAGGTTCCGTTGCCGACCAGCGTAAAGTAGGTCTGGGACATGGTAACTTAGGAAAGATGCTTCTGGAAGAAGAGACCGAGTGTTTCTGCTTTTTGGCAGGTCATGAGTCCTTTGCAGCAGCAGAAGGCGCAATTGGTATTGCTGAGAAGGCAAACAAGGTTCGTCAGAAACCATTAAGAGTTATTTTAAATGGTTTAGGAAAAGATGCCGCTCAGATCATTTCCAGAATCAATGGATTTACATATGTAGAAACAGAGATGGATTACTACAAAGGCGAAGTAAAAGAGCTTTGGAGAAAGTCCTATTCAGAAGGCTTAAGAGCAAAAGTTAACTGCTACGGTGCAAACGATGTTACAGAAGGTGTTGCAGTTATGTGGAAGGAAGGTGTTGACGTTTCTATTACAGGAAACTCTACCAACCCAACCAGATTCCAGCATCCGGTTGCAGGAACTTATAAGAAGGAATGTTCAGAGAAGGGCAAGAAGTACTTCTCCGTAGCATCCGGCGGCGGTACAGGACGTACCCTTCATCCGGATAATATGGGAGCAGGTCCTGCTTCCTACGGTATGACTGATACCATGGGACGTATGCATTCTGATGCCCAGTTCGCAGGTTCTTCTTCCGTTCCGGCTCACGTGGAAATGATGGGTCTGATCGGTATGGGAAATAACCCTATGGTCGGAGCTACCGTGGCTGTGGCTGTAGGCATCGAGGAGAGTGCAAGAGACGGTAAATTCTAAGGAAAAACCTTTATTTTTAAAGGGAAAATACCATTTGATAGAGAAAAGAGGAGTTCGCTTTGGCGGCTCCTCTTTTTGATTATCTGGGTAAGAAATATGGTCTTGTCTACCGTTTGTCTACCGCTTATAAACTTGGTAGACAAACTACGGTATGTTCTCGAGTATACTGATCGTTTGGTCCTGCATTTTAGAAGTTACATGAGTATATATCTGCAGCGTCTCTTCTATGTTTTTATGCCCAAGTCTTGCCTGGACATCTTTTGGGTTGGCTCCATTTTCTAGAAGTATGGTGGCATGAGTATGCCGAAGAGAGTGAAAATCAAAGTTACCAAATCCAAGTTGATGGTGTATGATACGACTACAATGCTGAAGAACCCGGGGTTGTATATAGGTTCCGTTTTCACGGCGATTAATCATAAATATCTCAGATCCATTCCCTTCTGTGTTTATATGCCTTTTATTGTCCTCATATAAAATTGTATAATGCTCAGCATAGTATTCCCTTGCTCTCTCTTGATTAGCTTTCGCCCGTTTCAATATGTCCAGCATTTTACTATCCAGGGGTATTATGCGTGCTGAATTATATTTCGGAGCATAGAAAGCCCATGATCCGTCTAAATTTTGCACTTGTTTATTTACATTAAGCGTTTTTGCTTCAAAGTCTATATCGCTCCACATAAGCGCAAATACCTCTCCCAAACGCAGGCCGCAGCGATAAGCAAGCTGCAAAGGAATAAAACAGGTGTGCCCTTCAGGAAAACGGTTTATAATTGCCTCCCATTGTTCAGCTGGAATGATATTCTTCTCTTTTTTCCTGGAAGGAGTCTCTGGTATAGCTCTATGAGATGGGAGCTTTGCTCCGGAAGCAGGATTATATTTAATAAAATGCATAGGTTCAACGGCATATTTTAGTGCGCCCGTTAGAAGTCCTTTTAATACAGAGAGGGTATTACGGCTATATCCCTGATTGAATTTATCATTGAGTAATTTTTGAATGATGGCCGGGGTAAGAGATTTCAGCCTATATTTTCCTAAGGCCGGCTTTATGTGTAAATTAATCTTTTTTCGATATCCGATGATCGTATCTGTGCTAAGGTTCACCTTGCAATATTCGTCTAGCCATAGATCATAAAAATCAGATACCGATATTTCGGAGGGGGAAAAGTGAATACCGGCGTTATCGTATTCGGCTTTGGCTTGGGTGCCGGCTTCTATTGCATCGGATTTAGTCCTGTAACCACCTTTGGTAACACGTTTCCGTTTTCCATCTATTCGCGCGCTTTCAAATGACCATTCCCAGGTCTTTCCGCGCTTTCTGGTTATTAATTCTCCCATAATATCATTTCCTTTCGTGAGTTTCGACGTCCCAACTTATTTTTGAGTACAAAAATACGCCCCTTGCCAGGACGTTCCGAAAATGATATAATTCTATTGAAGATATAGGTTATATTTTTCCGGGAGTACCTGGTAAGAGAAAATCTATGTTAAGCCGTTTGGTGTTACCAGCACCGGGCGGTTTTTCCTATTTAAGATTTAATATAGCTGTTGCTGTTTTTTTGTTTGAACTCCAATCCCATAAATCTGAAAGCGTGAGAGTGATATCACTTTTGTCTGAAATTTTGAAGGCTTCCGCAACGTTAAGGGTTACACCCGGCATAATATTTTTGTAATGATTGTCAATGGCTTTGTTCTCAGATGATGACGGATAAGCCCTATCACATTCAATTCCGTTTTGGTAGGCTTTTATATAGCTGCCACTACCCATTGCACTTAGGGCCTTATCTGATTTATTTGTGAAATCATAGTATACAATCACACAGGCATTGCCTTCGTAATCAGTGGAGAGTTCATGTTTGGTGTATTTTACATGACTATCATTAATATCAAAATCAAAAAGCGGTGCTTGCATCATTGCGCCATCAGCTCC
The nucleotide sequence above comes from Lacrimispora sp. BS-2. Encoded proteins:
- a CDS encoding nitrogen-fixing protein NifU — protein: MIYSQEVEEMCTVAQGVHHGAAPIPEEAKWVKSREVKDISGLTHGVGWCAPQQGACKLTLNVKEGIIQEALVETIGCSGMTHSAAMAAEILPGLTVLEALNTDLVCDAINTAMRELFLQIAYGRTQSAFSEDGLPVGAGLEDLGKGLRSQVGTMYGTLKKGPRYLEMAEGYVTGIALDEEDQIIGYQFVSLGKMTDFIKKGDDPNTAWEKAKGQYGRVAEAAKIIDPRHE
- a CDS encoding GGGtGRT protein, translated to MALFESYERRIDKINSVLNSYGIASIEEAEKITKDAGLDVYEQVKKIQPICFENACWAYIVGAAIAIKKDCRKAADAAAAIGEGLQAFCIPGSVADQRKVGLGHGNLGKMLLEEETECFCFLAGHESFAAAEGAIGIAEKANKVRQKPLRVILNGLGKDAAQIISRINGFTYVETEMDYYKGEVKELWRKSYSEGLRAKVNCYGANDVTEGVAVMWKEGVDVSITGNSTNPTRFQHPVAGTYKKECSEKGKKYFSVASGGGTGRTLHPDNMGAGPASYGMTDTMGRMHSDAQFAGSSSVPAHVEMMGLIGMGNNPMVGATVAVAVGIEESARDGKF
- a CDS encoding tyrosine-type recombinase/integrase, whose product is MGELITRKRGKTWEWSFESARIDGKRKRVTKGGYRTKSDAIEAGTQAKAEYDNAGIHFSPSEISVSDFYDLWLDEYCKVNLSTDTIIGYRKKINLHIKPALGKYRLKSLTPAIIQKLLNDKFNQGYSRNTLSVLKGLLTGALKYAVEPMHFIKYNPASGAKLPSHRAIPETPSRKKEKNIIPAEQWEAIINRFPEGHTCFIPLQLAYRCGLRLGEVFALMWSDIDFEAKTLNVNKQVQNLDGSWAFYAPKYNSARIIPLDSKMLDILKRAKANQERAREYYAEHYTILYEDNKRHINTEGNGSEIFMINRRENGTYIQPRVLQHCSRIIHHQLGFGNFDFHSLRHTHATILLENGANPKDVQARLGHKNIEETLQIYTHVTSKMQDQTISILENIP
- a CDS encoding DUF5067 domain-containing protein yields the protein MKKAKLIITTAILSAAMSTAVFAGEWKQDTNGWWYQNDNGGYPVNCWQDINGKQYYFNESGYILTNTTTPDGKQVGADGAMMQAPLFDFDINDSHVKYTKHELSTDYEGNACVIVYYDFTNKSDKALSAMGSGSYIKAYQNGIECDRAYPSSSENKAIDNHYKNIMPGVTLNVAEAFKISDKSDITLTLSDLWDWSSNKKTATAILNLK